The Dromaius novaehollandiae isolate bDroNov1 chromosome 9, bDroNov1.hap1, whole genome shotgun sequence nucleotide sequence CTCTCTGAGAGCCACGTTGCCTTTACGGAGAGttaagaaagaacaaaagctGTGTCTGTtccaaaaaacattatttttagcttttgaGAAAGGTTCTCCGCAGCTGGTGGAGCTCTCGCCCCACAGAGCACCTTTTGTATGCCAACATCGATGGACACGAGGAGTCCCGCGGCCATCAGTGGGACTGTCCACGTGCCGAAGGGAAACGCATGGGATGAGTTTGCAGGATCGAGCCTTTAAATTGTCGGGGGGCGGTGTTACTTCAGTGCTACTAAAACGCAAAGAGGAAAGACACAAATCTGTCCACTTTGGGCTCCctaataaagaaaacaagaatttgCTGGGGTATGTAATGCTGGGTGGTTTGCAGCAGTCAGGTCATGTGTCAGTTATTCTAAATGTAGtgagtacaaaaataattttccattttatcagtttctgaagagaaatataaaaatgccacaagaaagaaaatgattattAATTTTCAAGGGGGCACTTAATTTTAACCTGCTGAGTAAAACATGTACTATGTTATTTAGTAAATTCTCTGATGAGAATTCTCTAAAACATGTCTGAAACATAATGATACAATTAAGTAAATACAATAAGAGGCTGATCCGTACCTTCCAGTACTTCGACTACGTCATACGACACCTTATCCTTGAGACTGTCGTAGAGACTTTGTGCCGTCCCGTTGCTCTGTTCTCTGTCTCTCCACTTGCTTAGCATCAGAAACTTATGAATATTGacttcctcctcctttgcctGAATCTGATGAATGTCTTTCATTTCTAGCTGAAGACACTCGATGGCAATTTCTTTCCACTCTCTGCCAAACCTCTTGGCGATCGCCATGAGCTGCTGGTCAGTCAGCAAGCTTTTCGCTTTAACGCCATCTGAAACGATACAGGACAAAAGTCAGAACCAGCAATGCTCTTCGCGTTAGGCATTTTAATCAAGCGATGCTGTCAGTATTGTGCACTGCCCAGAGACACGGGACGAAGGTGGCCTTATTAGTCAGGCAGCTGAAAGTGGATTTTCACTTTATTTGTCAACGCTGCGGCGGGTTACACCTAACACCCAGCCATTTCCAGATGTATCCCGTAAAGGTCATGCTGAGTACACCTATCACCCAAAACTTCTGAACAGACTGTTTTTCTTGAAACCCGCGGTTGCTTCACAAAGCTGAAGTTTGGTTTTCCTTTAGTTACAATAGCCAGGAAGCCTCAGCTCGAACGGCCCCACGGACGAAGCGGTTTCCTGCCCGATGCGAGCGGTCGGAGAGCAAAGCGGAGCTGTGCCTGGTGAAAGCCCTCCCTCTGGCGGCAACGCACACCGACGCACAAAGCCCTGCACGGTTATTTTGTGCAAACCCTCAACGGACTCGAAAGGCAAAAACATTAACGGATTCAACAAATCACCAGGAGATGCAAACGCTATTAGATATTTCCCCCAAAAGGAGAGCCCATGAAGGACAGGTACTGGAGGCTGAAAAAGTAAGACGGTAATGGAAACACAATGTAAAACCAGGAGCTAAACCTTTTCACATACAAATTTTTTTATATACTAATGAACTAAAATTGTTTTGTCCATAATTTTTGCAAGTAACCATTAGTGAAGCTCTAAGCCTGCAGCTCTGGGAGAAGCTCTTGGGGTGGCAGCAAGCACCGTGCCGGCGCCGCGAGGCCCTAGGGCACCAAGCACCTCTCCCTGATGTCTCTGGACACCAGCACCTCCGCACATCGGGACAATAAATGGGAGccgatttctttttttttcccagaaaaattcAGCCTGTTACGGCTAAGGAGACATCCCAAATGAAAAAGCTTGAGGTGTCTAGTGGAAACCTCTTATAAAAGCAGCTGTTAGTTCCCGGTCCAAGAAGACACCACCATCGGAGCTGACCCTCATAAATCCAGTTCCCCCCTTGCTCCTCTGCACAGGCTTCCTGAAGGAAAGGCCAACAGTGGACACCAGCACACCAAGGAGGTACATGCACATGCTGCACCTACCAAAGCAGCACTCTCCCCCCTTGCATTTGCTGGCCACCTTCATGgctgtcattaaaaaaagttaGTTAGCTCTAGAAGTTTAATTCATGGGATGCAAGAAAACCCTAATCTGGTATTTTAATCCACCCAGAAATTCTCTACCTGCAGTATCGCTGCCCTTCCGCTTTTTCCAGCAGTATTCCTCGTCTtcagagaagctgtgggtggactTCCGTCTTTTGGTACCTGAGGAGGGAAGgacagctgctgttgctgctcccATGCCACGTATGCAGCACGCGGGCAAAGTACGTGCCAGAACGAACTCCAAAGCGACTCACCGACTGCGCTCCTCTTCTGCTCGTTCCTGTTCTGATCGTGATGTATCCAGTCACCTGCCAAATGTTTTGCACGGAAAGTgggagctgagggagcagctTCCCTTGCCGTGCCCCGAATCCAGCAGAACCTGCCTGGCGTTGGCCTGTGGCTGTGCTGAGATCTGACAACCAGGCTCTGCAATGCCTGGTTCATTCTCCCCTCTTATCCGGCATGGCGTGCCGGGCAATCCAACCTGGCTCGGCCACCGGGACTGCAGTCGCACCCCGAATCGCGCCCGTTTTCCCCGGGAAGGAGCTGGCAGCCAAAACGCGCAACGCTTACTCTCCCTCAGCTTCGCCTTCCACACGACCGCGTCGGACTCCAGCTCCACCAAGGACAAGGTCAAGTCATCCGGCTTCTCCAGATAGACCTCGATGTAGCTCTTCAGCTTCAGGAGGGATCCGTCCACAAACTCGATCTCCTGCAGAAGATGAGGATGTTAGAGATACACCTTGGGCCAGCGATAACTCCAGCAGAAGACACTGCCTGCCGGCACCAGCCCGGCACGAAACTCCCGTCTCCCGGAGCGTTGCCGTTGCCTCCAGCGGGGCCGGGCTTTCACCCCACGCTTCGGGGCCACTGAGGGACGCTGCCTTTCCGTGGCGCTGTCGCCCGAAGCGGCAGCCCGGCGGGACCTTACCTCCGGAGTCACCTCGGCTTCGGGCTCGCAGAGCAGGCGGTACCTCTTTCccttctgcagcagcttctgACAGACGGGCGGCTTGTCGATTTTAACGAACTTCTTGCTGGAGTGCTTCACCGCCCTCGCTATGTCCTGAGGTTTGGGAAGACGACGCGGAACGCCGCTCGCGGCGGGGAAGGAGACGCCATTAGGCCACGGCGCCATTTGCCGGCGCGAGGCAACGCCGCCATTTTCCGGCGTAAAGGGCGCCGCCATTTTCTGTCGCGAGGCGCCGCCATTTTCCGTCGCGAGGCGCCCACCTTGATGAAGGAGTCGTTGTTGGTGGCCACGTAGACGCGGAAGGAGAGGGAGGGGTGCCCGTCGAGGACCTTGTAGAGGACGACGGCGCCGTGGTAGAGCAGGGGCTCCTCGGCGCGCAGCAGGGGCCCCACGGGCGACAGGGAGCTCACCAGCCACCTCACGTGCGAGGCCGAGCACTCGGCCGGCGCCTccagcgccgcgctgccgcccgccgtcACGTGCAGCACCTTGAAGGCCGGCTGCGCGTCCCCGCCTGCCGGGGCGAGGTGTGGTGAGGGCGGCCCGCCATGCCGCTGGGCAGGGCcacgggccggcgcggcgcggcgctcacTCACCGCCGAGGCAGAGCGCGTGGGGGAAGCCGATGGCGGCCAGCGCCGCGGCCGGAGTGCAGTGGACGTCAAAGAGGGGGCCGCCCGCCAGCCAGCCGTCTCCCACCAGCGCCGCGTACTTGCTCCACGACAGCACTGAGTATCGCACGGACGCCGCTGCCGTCGCCTCGAAGATCAGCCCCGTGGCACTGCACTGGAAAGCGCCCTCGCCCTCCAGCCGCAGCCTGCAGCGGGGCGAGCGTCGTCGTCAGCGGGATCCATAAAGGTATCCCGAGGGCTGAGCTCTGCCCGGAAAACCGGGAGAAACCCCCTCCTCAAGCACCTATCTTTGCATTAAAAAGCACGTACAAGTACTGCTCTCCAGAGAGTCTCCTCGGCATCACCTGCTCCTTCTGGACCTATGTAaacagataaaattaaaaaacatatatatgtctgtgtgtgtatatatatatgtaaggcGAGAACAGAATTGCAATTTGCAGATTGCCTTATAcaaacgtgattttttttttcttttttaaatacatacgTCTTCGTTCCTGCAGTGCTCACAGTGCAGCAGGGAGTTGGCTCCTAACGAGAGAACAGCAAAATCGGCTCCTTAATATCAAAGTAATTGCATgctcagggagaaaaaaacaaaaaaaacccaacaattgGCAATCTGTTAATACCTGATCCGTTGCAGCGTGGCGGTGACTCTTCCTTTTCTTGTTCTTCATCTAGAAAGAAGAAGATGCATCAGGCACGTATCGAACATGGCCCTGTCCGAGGAGGGCTCCGCTCCGCGATGTCTGCAGACCAGGAACGCACCCGCCTGCCCGGGCCGGCGCAGGCATCGCGCCCCGCGGGACCAGGCTCAGCACCGTAGCACGAGACCAAAGCATCTATTATCATTACCCATTTTGTCCTTCCAATGCCTTAAAGGGCaggcaaaagaaacaaatgaaacagcGCACTCACCCGACTTTCTTACATCCGACTCCTCAGGATCTGATGAGAAAAAGCTTTCTAATTATTTAAGTAAAAATTATCAAGCAGGTATGAAATGAGAACAAACTGCCGGGGGCGCAGCACGCGTAAGGGAAAACCTGCAGGCTTTTCAGCAGCGGCAAACACTTCCTTCCATTCTTTTCCCGTCCATCCTGTTTTGCCACTTTTGCTGCCAACTTTGGAGCAGATTTATAGCTGCCCGGTGTTTGGACAGCTACCGGGATATAAAAGCAGATGGTTGCCTGGGATGTGCCTGGAGGCTACAGCAACAGGAGCTGCCACTCCTCCGCTCCTGCCCTCCTCAACGCGGGGTGGCCGCGGAAATAACTCGCCCGCAGAAATACGGTTTTCCTCTTCGACGTGCAATCGCGGAACTAACCCAGTGGTGTCTTAACAGCGAGACTCCTCCCGTAAAACGCAGCTGTTTTAAGTCGAGTTTATGTTTCCAAGAGGGAAAACGCGCAAGTGGTACCATAGCTGCTCACCTGACTCATCTCCCGAGCTGCTGCTGGAGTTGCTGGCAGAGCTGTCTTCTCCTGGGCAAAACCACAGCCCGTCAGTCACGGCAACAACTCCGTAACCCAAGTACCCAGAGAAGTCAGGGGTATAGGTACAAATTTAAATGCGTTGTATTGATCAGCCGGCTGGATACAGAGGCCAGAAGCAAGGAAACGGGGGAGGCTGCACCCCCCAGCGCGGGAGGTCACCCCGACCCTCCTGCAGGTCTCACCACGCCGACACCACGCTGGGCACGGCGCTGTGACATAGGACACAACGAAGGTCAGCAGCCGTTGCAGCATTATCTTTACCAGGATTTTATTGTTGTGTGATAACAAAACATTGTGGCAATATCACCTTCTGGTTATGACCACAGTAAAACAGGCCTCGCTCATgtccaaaagaaaaacatgggGTTTATGAGGCAAAAACTGCGTAAGAGCAAAACGCAGCATTCAAAGGAAATAGCAAGATGCTGGAAGCGCCTCGCTGCAGACAGGGATTTTCTCAGCAGTGCTTGCACCGAGGCCCGTTCCCGAGCTCCGGGGCCGGAGCAGGCTGTTGCTTACCTGATTTATGCTCGTCGGCAGATCCGTTGCCATCAGCGCCGCAGGTGTCTACGTCTGGAAAACAGTTGTGGGTGTAAGTGTATTTTCCACATGAGAAAGGACAATTTTGAGGACATACGACCCGAgtggccggggccgcggctggcACATGCTCTGCCGAGCA carries:
- the LOC112981348 gene encoding caspase recruitment domain-containing protein 8-like isoform X2, with the protein product MSGRAARPQVPRSGAESVPPDEKDVDTCGADGNGSADEHKSGEDSSASNSSSSSGDESDEEQEKEESPPRCNGSGANSLLHCEHCRNEDVQKEQVMPRRLSGEQYLLRLEGEGAFQCSATGLIFEATAAASVRYSVLSWSKYAALVGDGWLAGGPLFDVHCTPAAALAAIGFPHALCLGGGDAQPAFKVLHVTAGGSAALEAPAECSASHVRWLVSSLSPVGPLLRAEEPLLYHGAVVLYKVLDGHPSLSFRVYVATNNDSFIKDIARAVKHSSKKFVKIDKPPVCQKLLQKGKRYRLLCEPEAEVTPEEIEFVDGSLLKLKSYIEVYLEKPDDLTLSLVELESDAVVWKAKLRESDWIHHDQNRNEQKRSAVGTKRRKSTHSFSEDEEYCWKKRKGSDTADGVKAKSLLTDQQLMAIAKRFGREWKEIAIECLQLEMKDIHQIQAKEEEVNIHKFLMLSKWRDREQSNGTAQSLYDSLKDKVSYDVVEVLEGFLAQ
- the LOC112981348 gene encoding uncharacterized protein LOC112981348 isoform X1, giving the protein MSGRAARPQVPRSGAESVPPDEKDVDTCGADGNGSADEHKSGEDSSASNSSSSSGDESDPEESDVRKSDEEQEKEESPPRCNGSGANSLLHCEHCRNEDVQKEQVMPRRLSGEQYLLRLEGEGAFQCSATGLIFEATAAASVRYSVLSWSKYAALVGDGWLAGGPLFDVHCTPAAALAAIGFPHALCLGGGDAQPAFKVLHVTAGGSAALEAPAECSASHVRWLVSSLSPVGPLLRAEEPLLYHGAVVLYKVLDGHPSLSFRVYVATNNDSFIKDIARAVKHSSKKFVKIDKPPVCQKLLQKGKRYRLLCEPEAEVTPEEIEFVDGSLLKLKSYIEVYLEKPDDLTLSLVELESDAVVWKAKLRESDWIHHDQNRNEQKRSAVGTKRRKSTHSFSEDEEYCWKKRKGSDTADGVKAKSLLTDQQLMAIAKRFGREWKEIAIECLQLEMKDIHQIQAKEEEVNIHKFLMLSKWRDREQSNGTAQSLYDSLKDKVSYDVVEVLEGFLAQ